From the Malus domestica chromosome 17, GDT2T_hap1 genome, one window contains:
- the LOC103428236 gene encoding putative transcription factor bHLH086 produces the protein MALAKDIRMPTPHDSCTHDSLQVSDLSNGFVFRAPSSYQPDQLINFKSGYYNSGESLLSFDKNKQNSQSIYLNSSASKDNCDSDLHHGSYSQWNQTTGIGDHSLLGDLNWFQTASNYSSSIHSISKEDHGDHEAYGWTYSEATDYFQQSDEQEAGFHKRPITGESMQPSKKQCTSATKKPKPKSSTSASKDPQSIAAKNRRERISERLKILQELVPNGCKVDLVTMLEKAISYVKFLQLQVKVLATDEFWPVQGGKAPDISQVKEAIDAILSSSQRDTSSSSK, from the exons ATGGCACTAGCCAAGGATATTAGAATGCCTACTCCTCATGACTCATGCACTCATGATTCCCTTCAAGTTTCAGATCTTTCGAATGGATTTGTGTTTAGAGCCCCATCTAGTTACCAACCTGATCAGCTTATTAACTTCAAAAGTGGGTACTACAACAGTGGTGAATCTCTGCTTAGTTTTGATAAAAACAAGCAGAATTCTCAAAGCATTTACTTGAACAGTAGTGCCAGCAAAGATAACTGCGACAGTGATTTGCATCATGGTAGTTACAGCCAGTGGAATCAGACGACTGGCATCGGCGATCATAGCCTTTTGGGGGATTTGAATTGGTTTCAGACGGCTAGCAATTACAGCAGCTCCATCCACAGCATATCAAAAGAAGACCATGGAGATCATGAGGCTTATGGATGGACATACTCTGAGGCAACTGATTACTTCCAGCAATCAGACGAGCAAGAAGCAGGCTTTCACAAGCGTCCCATTACG GGAGAGAGCATGCAACCTTCAAAGAAGCAATGCACTAGTGCAACTAAGAAGCCCAAACCCAAGTCATCGACAAGTGCTTCAAAGGACCCCCAAAGTATTGCAGCCAAG AATCGACGAGAGCGGATTAGCGAGCGGCTTAAGATACTGCAAGAACTGGTTCCTAATGGCTGCAAG GTTGATTTGGTGACCATGTTAGAGAAAGCGATCAGTTATGTTAAATTTCTTCAATTGCAAGTCAAG GTGTTGGCAACTGATGAATTTTGGCCGGTTCAAGGTGGGAAAGCTCCTGATATTTCTCAAGTGAAGGAAGCCATTGATGCCATCCTCTCATCTTCTCAGAGAGACACAAGTTCAAGCTCGAAGTAA
- the LOC114822701 gene encoding double-stranded RNA-binding protein 4-like yields the protein MAASDSNVPQRRSQPSNQPPPQNPTPTPVQHKVTAQHPASSASPSASSSKSHLTHKNQLHEYAQRAGISPPVYRTVNEGMINKPVYRSAVLVGGVCYTSPDTFPGRKAAEQDAARLAMISLTEKIKDEVPPIPNIPSVTPVHEDLMLCKIILNDYRTKRNIEPPTYHTFQGKARVPFFVSSLVFNGVTYKGKAAKRKKEAEQLAARAVIQSLLGDSESAPIMLEILRSKNKLAHKSKEPDCSHASLATSAVNAGQSYGISTDTPIAAAPEASLGMHPPHHEFIKRKQEEPASQATPQLPITSLAAAPTSLSTAPTSLVAAPTSLPPAPTSLGVSPTSCAVLPAFKKRRKNMKAEKNLQNSAQLPVGTLNVNQPASCSVSQ from the exons ATGGCGGCTTCCGATTCCAATGTCCCTCAGCGCCGATCGCAGCCCTCAAACCAACCTCCACCACAAAACCCGACTCCGACTCCGGTTCAGCACAAAGTTACGGCTCAGCATCCGGCTTCTTCTGCTTCTCCATCAGCTTCTTCTTCCAAGA GTCACCTGACGCACAAAAATCAGCTGCATGAATATGCCCAGCGAGCAGGTATTTCGCCTCCTGTTTATCGGACTGTTAATGAAGGAATGATAAATAAACCAGTCTATAGGTCTGCTGTGTTGGTTGGTGGAGTTTGCTATACTTCACCCGACACATTTCCTGGGCGAAAAGCTGCTGAACAAGATGCAGCGAGACTTGCCATGATTAGTTTAACGGAGAAGATAAAGGATGAAGTTCCTCCTATTCCTAATATTCCTTCTGTTACTCCTGTTCATGAG GATCTGATGTTGTGCAAGATCATCCTGAATGATTATAGAACGAAGAGGAATATTGAACCACCTACATACCACACTTTTCAGGGAAAAGCGAGGGTTCCATTTTTTGTATcttctttggttttcaatggTGTGACTTATAAAGGGAAAGctgcaaaaagaaagaaagaggctGAACAGTTGGCGGCTCGTGCTGTTATTCAATCGCTTCTGG GTGACTCTGAATCAGCGCCCATTATGTTGGAGATCCTTAGGTCTAAAAACAAACTTGCACATAAGAGTAAGGAGCCAGACTGTTCTCATGCCAGTCTTGCTACTTCAGCAGTAAACGCAGGTCAAAGTTATGGAATCTCAACTGACACTCCAATAGCTGCTGCACCTGAGGCATCTTTGGGAATGCATCCTCCACACCATGAATTTATCAAACGGAAGCAAGAGGAACCAGCTTCTCAAGCAACCCCCCAGCTTCCCATAACTTCGTTGGCTGCTGCTCCAACTTCTTTGTCTACTGCCCCAACTTCCTTGGTTGCTGCTCCAACTTCCTTGCCCCCTgctccaacttctttgggcGTCTCTCCAACTTCTTGTGCTGTTCTTCCAGCTTTCAAAAAGCGGCGTAAGAACATGAAGGCTGAAAAGAACTTGCAGAATAGTGCCCA GTTGCCAGTTGGTACGCTGAACGTGAATCAACCAGCATCTTGTTCAGTGTCGCAATGA
- the LOC103441203 gene encoding probable serine/threonine-protein kinase PBL7, giving the protein MGYSPGTFTYSREPPNAPPPLPLHTSSSLAIHHHYYNDHRLKTLVKKMFRQLGLACFLPPPRRRTTNQKTPFDDDGNNGGNSSNNNKKINLEHNKAWLLAESGGCGAELANADPQSVHSSFRFSFCSQVELESMNMSSSAAATVLMVNLGDGLSESKAKEMQWRRFESLERSISPVAHTLIRFSYGEILAATRNFSKGRVLGRGALSCVFRGRVGILRTAVAIKRLDKEDKESAKAFCRELMISCSLHHPNVTPLAGFCIDPEEGLFLVYKYVSGGSLECHLHEKKRGVKGSATLPWFVRHKVAIGIAEAIAYLHNGTERCIVHRDIKPSNILLSSKKTARLCDFGLATWTSAPSVPFLCKTVKGTFGYLAPEYFQHGKISDKTDVYAFGVVLLELITGRKPIEERRPQGEENLVLWAKPLLCKGKGAIEELLDPHIKCTSRNSNQIARMIEAAAACITSEESRRPSICEIMAILKGEEECIVSKRKRPSFLGSGLVIDCHSQLQQTKSEVQNHLALAMLGVSEFEDDDHLCAC; this is encoded by the exons ATGGGTTACTCCCCAGGCACTTTCACCTACTCCAGAGAGCCACCCAatgctcctcctcctcttcctctacACACTTCCTCCTCTTTAGCCATACATCACCATTACTACAATGACCACAGACTCAAAACCCTTGTAAAGAAAATGTTCAGGCAGCTTGGTCTGGCCTGCTTTCTCCCACCTCCTCGCCGGAGGACGACCAACCAGAAGACCCCATTTGATGACGACGGCAACAATGGCGGCaacagcagcaacaacaacaagaagatAAATTTAGAGCACAACAAAGCGTGGCTGCTGGCGGAGTCCGGCGGGTGTGGGGCGGAGTTGGCAAATGCCGATCCCCAATCGGTTCACTCCTCTTTCAGGTTCAGCTTCTGCTCTCAGGTCGAGCTGGAATCCATGAACATGAGCTCCTCCGCCGCTGCAACGGTTCTAATGGTGAATTTGGGAGATGGGTTGTCTGAATCCAAAGCTAAAGAGATGCAATGGAGGAGATTTGAGTCGTTGGAGAGGAGCATATCCCCAGTGGCTCACACGCTGATCAGATTTAGCTACGGTGAAATTCTCGCAGCTACTCGTAATTTTTCGAAAG GTAGAGTTTTAGGGAGAGGAGCTTTGAGCTGTGTGTTTAGAGGCAGAGTTGGGATTTTGAGAACTGCTGTGGCGATCAAGCGATTAGACAAGGAAGATAAAGAGTCTGCTAAGGCATTTTGTAGAGAGCTGATGATTTCTTGCTCTCTTCACCACCCAAATGTAACACCTCTTGCGGGATTTTGCATCGATCCAGAGGAGGGTTTGTTTTTGGTTTATAAGTATGTCTCCGGGGGAAGCTTGGAGTGTCATTTACATG AGAAAAAGAGGGGAGTTAAGGGCTCTGCAACACTTCCTTGGTTCGTAAGGCACAAGGTTGCTATTGGAATTGCTGAGGCAATTGCATATCTGCATAATGGAACTGAACGCTGTATTGTTCACAGAGATATCAAACCCTCGAACATTCTCCTTTCGTCCAAGAAAACTGCCAGG CTATGTGATTTTGGATTAGCCACTTGGACTTCCGCACCTTCCGTCCCTTTCCTTTGCAAAACTGTCAAAGGAACATTTGG TTACTTGGCTCCTGAGTATTTCCAGCACGGGAAAATATCCGATAAAACTGACGTGTATGCTTTTGGGGTGGTCTTGCTGGAATTGATAACTGGTAGGAAGCCGATTGAAGAAAGAAGGCCACAAGGAGAAGAAAACTTGGTTCTATGG GCAAAGCCCCTCTTGTGTAAAGGGAAAGGAGCTATTGAGGAGCTGCTTGATCCACATATAAAATGCACTTCGAGAAATTCAAATCAAATAGCCCGGATGATTGAAGCTGCAGCTGCCTGCATAACGAGTGAAGAATCCCGAAGACCGAGCATTTGTGAGATAATGGCAATACTTAAAGGTGAAGAAGAATGTATCGTTTCCAAGAGGAAGAGGCCTAGTTTTCTGGGGAGTGGACTGGTCATTGATTGTCATTCTCAGTTACAGCAAACGAAAAGCGAGGTGCAGAATCACCTAGCTTTGGCTATGTTAGGAGTTTCCGAGTTTGAAGACGATGATCACCTTTGCGCTTGTTGA
- the LOC103441204 gene encoding polcalcin Bet v 4-like: MAEEDPKEKADRERIFKRFDTNGDGLISATELGDALKTLGCVQPDEVKFMMAEIDTDGDGFISYKEYLDFALANRGLIKDVAKIF; the protein is encoded by the coding sequence ATGGCTGAAGAAGATCCTAAAGAAAAGGCTGATCGAGAGAGAATTTTCAAGCGGTTTGACACCAACGGCGATGGCCTAATTTCTGCAACCGAGCTAGGAGATGCATTAAAAACACTAGGCTGTGTTCAACCAGATGAAGTGAAGTTTATGATGGCGGAGATTGATACCGATGGTGATGGCTTCATTTCGTACAAGGAGTACTTGGATTTTGCTCTAGCTAACCGTGGTTTAATTAAGGATGTTGCCAAGATATTTTAG